CGGCTCCAGCAAACTCAGGGTCAATTGCTTCTGTCCCAGCTGTTGCATCAAAGCCTGCTTCTCATCGGCAATGACCAGTTCGCCGCGGTTGATGATGCCGATGCGGTCAGCCATTTCCTCTGCTTCCTCAATGTAATGAGTGGTCAGAATGATCGTCACACCGGATTCGCGCAGCTCACGCACCATTTGCCACATGTCACGGCGCAGTTCGACATCAACACCGGCACTGGGCTCATCCAGAAAAAGAATGTCCGGCTCATGCGAAAGCGCCTTGGCAATCATGACCCGGCGCTTCATGCCGCCGGACAAGGTCATGATTTGATTTTTGCGTTTGTCCCACAAAGACAGCTGCTTGAGCACCTTTTCGATGTGTGCCGGATTGGGCGCACAGCCAAACAAGCCGCGACTGAAACTGACCGTATCCCAGACGGTTTCGAACGCATCTGTGGTCAGTTCCTGCGGCACCAGGCCGATGCGACTGCGCGCCTCACGCCACTGACTAACGATGTCGAAGCCATCCGCCAGCACACGCCCAGCGGTCGGCGTCACGATGCCGCAGACAATGCTGATCAGGGTGGTTTTGCCGGCGCCATTGGGCCCCAGCAGAGCAAAAATCTCACCGCGCTGGATGTCCAGACTGACCCCTTTGAGCGCTTTAAAGCCAGATTGATAAGACTTGGTGAGATCCTGAATCGAGATGATCGGAGGCATGGCCGTGATCGTGGGAAAAGAACGCATATTGTACTCTGCATAGCTGTCATTCCCGTGACGCGAATCGCGGTGTAGACTCAAACGTCTGGGACCCTGATGAAGACAACACCTATGAAACAGCTCGCTCTCGCCGCCCTTGCCTCCTGCACTCTGGCCCTGGTGGCCTGCAGTACAACCGATGCGGTCAGCCTGCCCTTTGATTTGGCCTCGACCACCGGTGATGGCGCGACATCCACCTCCAGCAGCTCCGAGGGCGACGGTGGCAGCACCCAGGCGCGCATGAAACAGGAACGTTATGTGGCCACGCAGATCGATTGGATTCGTCGCGATGCGGCACGGGGCGAAGGTGAAAGTCTGGCGGCCCTGGCCGAACTACTGAACGAGAACGACAGCGCTGAGTTCAGCCGCTGGACGCAGCAAAACTACGCCCTGCTGTTCGCCAATCTGGAACAGCCCACCGACCTGCTGCAGCGCATCCACAGCTTGCGTAACTGATCGGCATGCATCACATCAACGCCCGCCCAGTCTCATCCGGCGGGCTTTTTCTTGCCCTCGCCCTGCTGGGCCTGAGCGCCTGCAATCAAGGGGGGCGCATCGACGCACATGCGCAACTGGCCGAGGCCTGTGCTGCGGATGACAGCTTCGGCTTCGAGGCCAAGGGCATCGTCAACCCGGGTGACGAGAAGCAATACCACCTGATTGCGATTGATGTGCCGCCCGGTGCCAATGGCATCGAATTCGGCTATGGCTGGAGCGACCGGCTCGACCCGTTGAGCACACCGCTTACCCAGACCGTCCTGGATCTCGGCGCCTGGGATGCCGACGGCTATCGCAACCCGGCTGGCTTTCGCGGCTGGTCGGGCAGCCGTCAGGGCAAACTGCATGAGGGTCAAGCGCCCATCTTCATAACCGCCGGTGGCGCCGACCGCGGCTATCTCCCCGGCCCTATTGAGCCGGGCACTTGGCACATTGAGCTCGGATTCGCCGCTGTTGGTCCGGGCGGCGCCGACTGGTATGTCGAAGGGCGTATCCACTGTGATGCGATTTCGATACCGCGCCCCCCGCCAGACCCGGTGGATCCTGAACATGTCGCCAATCCATCACCCGGCTGGTACCGCGGCGACTTTCACATGCATGGCTTTCACTCCAACCCCAATGGCCCGGCACCGGCGGAGGTGGTTGGACAGGCGCGCGACGCGGGCCTGGATTTCCTCATGATCACCGAGTACGTCACCGGACGACACTGGCAGGAATGGGGTCAGACTCAGCGTGACAATCCCGATCTACTGATCTGGCCCGGGCGTGAAATCATCACCTATTTCGGCCACGCCAACGCGCTGGGCGAAACGCCCAGCGTCCTGGAATACCGTCACGGCTTTGAAGATGTGAGGCTGGCCGACATCCAGCGCATGAGCAAAGCCGACGGCGCCCTGTTTCAAGTCAACCATCCCACCACGTTCCCCGGCCCACTGTTCGAAAATTTTTGCCGCGGCTGTGAGTTCACATTGGGTGACGAAATCGACTGGTCACTGGTCGACACCATGGAGGTCGTCAGTGGCCCGATCATAACCACCGCCGGCGATCTGGGCTTGCCACTGCCCGGCCAGATTCAGAACCCGTTCACCCGCCCTGCGCTCAACTTGTGGGATGACCTGTTGTTGCGTGGCTACCGCATCTCAGCGGTCAGCGGCTCCGACTTCAAAGGCGTTGAACAGGACCCGTCCGAGCGCCTGCGCAGCGGGTACGGCTCTTCGGCCACCGTGGTCTACGCCAGCGAGCTGTCACGCGCCGCTATCACTGAGGCCTTGCGACAGGGCCGAAGCTACATTCAGACCCGCGGCATGCACGACAGCCCTGAGCTGGAATTTAGCGCCGTTGACGCGCATGGCCAAGAAGTGATGTTTGGCGGCACCCTGAACAGCAGCAGCGCGACACTGCGCACCCGGGTTATCAATGGCCAGGGCCAGACCCTGCGCTATCTGGTCGACGGCCGTCTGTCGTCCACCGTGCGCATCACCAGCAATGACTTTACCCACGAGTTGGAGGTCAGCCAGGCACCGACACAAGGGCCGCTGGGCACCTACTGGCGCGTCGAAACACGGGATTTCCAATCGCTAACCACCATTGGCAGCCCAATTTTCTTAAAAACCGTCGATTAGCGGAGATCAATGATAGTCATATAAAAATAAAATGACTAATTACATTGCTTTAGACTAATTACTGCGCGAGTATATGAGAACGCTTCTCATCTACTCGCAGCCATGAACAAGACCATCAGCTTCGCCATCGTTCACTTCACCGTGGCTTTCTCACTGGTCTACCTGATGACCGGCAGCATCATGACCGGCGGCCTCGTTGCCCTGATCGAGCCCTGCGTGAACACCGTTGCCTTTCATTTCCATGAGAAATTGTGGCAGCGACGGACACCGAGGCAGCAGGCCGAAGCCTTGTTCGCGATGCCCGCCACGGCCGCGTAGGGCATAAAAAAACCCGCCAGCTTCGCAGCGGGCGGGTTTTTTCAAGAGTTGCGACTTATTCGTCGTCAGCCGGCGCCGGATCGGCAGCGGCTTCAGGCGCTTCAACCAGTGCTTTGATGCTCAGGCGAATACGGCCTTGACGATCAACTTCCAACACCTTGACGCGTACTTCCTGACCTTCGCTCAGCACCGATGCCACATTATCAACGCGCTCATGCGAGATCTGTGAAATGTGCACCAAGCCGTCCTTGCCAGGCAGGATGGTCACGAACGCGCCGAAGTCCATGATGCGGACAACCTTGCCGTCGTAGATCGCACCGACTTCAACGTCCTTGGTCAGCTCGTCGATACGCTTGATGGCTGCATCAGCCTGCGCCTTATCAACGGCCGCGATCTTGATCGTGCCATCATCATCGATATCGATGGTGGTGCCGGTTTCTTCGGTAATGCTGCGAATCGTTGCGCCACCCTTGCCGATCACGTCACGGATACGATCCGGGTTGATCTTGATGGTGGTGATACGCGGCGCCCACTCAGACATCTGCTGACGCGGCTCGGCGATCACTTCGTTCATCTGCTTGAGGATGTGCAGACGCGCTTCGTTAGCCTGGCCCAGTGCCTGTTCCATGATCTCCTTGGTGATGCCGGTGATCTTGATATCCATCTGCAGCGCAGTCACGCCATCATTGGTACCGGCAACCTTGAAGTCCATGTCGCCCAGATGATCTTCATCACCCAGGATATCGGTCAGCACGGCGAACCGACTGTCGTCCTTGATCAGCCCCATGGCCACGCCGGCAACCGGTGCTTTGATCGGCACGCCGGCATCCATCAGTGCCAGCGAGGAGCCGCACACGCTGGCCATCGAGCTGGAACCGTTGGATTCGGTGATTTCCGAAACCACGCGCACAACGTAGGGGAATTCATTTTCCAGATCCGGCATAACCGCAGCGACACCACGCTTGGCCAGACGGCCATGGCCGATTTCGCGACGCTTGGGACCACCCATGAAGCCCGCTTCACCAACACTGTACGGTGGGAAGTTGTAATGCAGCATGAAGGATTCTTTGTATTCGCCTTCAATCGCATCAATGATCTGGCTGTCACGACCGGTACCCAAGGTGGTGGTCACCAGGGCCTGGGTTTCACCACGCGTGAACAGGGCCGAACCGTGGGTGCGCGGCAACACGCCAACCTGGATATCCAAACCACGTACGGTGCGGGTATCACGCCCGTCGATACGCGGCATGCCATCAAGGATGCGATTGCGCACGATGGATTTCTCCAGACGTGCAAACTCACCCTTGACGTCGCCTTCGTCGGCGCCGTCTTCAGCGGCACACAGCTGGGCCACAACCTGATCGCGCACGTCGCCCACGCGGTTTTGACGTTCCAGCTTGTCCGCCACCGTGTAGGCTTCGGTCAGACCGGCTTCAGCCGCAGCCTTAACCTGCTCACGCAGGCTCAGATTCTCTT
The Oceanococcus atlanticus DNA segment above includes these coding regions:
- a CDS encoding DUF2061 domain-containing protein, which translates into the protein MNKTISFAIVHFTVAFSLVYLMTGSIMTGGLVALIEPCVNTVAFHFHEKLWQRRTPRQQAEALFAMPATAA
- a CDS encoding CehA/McbA family metallohydrolase; the protein is MHHINARPVSSGGLFLALALLGLSACNQGGRIDAHAQLAEACAADDSFGFEAKGIVNPGDEKQYHLIAIDVPPGANGIEFGYGWSDRLDPLSTPLTQTVLDLGAWDADGYRNPAGFRGWSGSRQGKLHEGQAPIFITAGGADRGYLPGPIEPGTWHIELGFAAVGPGGADWYVEGRIHCDAISIPRPPPDPVDPEHVANPSPGWYRGDFHMHGFHSNPNGPAPAEVVGQARDAGLDFLMITEYVTGRHWQEWGQTQRDNPDLLIWPGREIITYFGHANALGETPSVLEYRHGFEDVRLADIQRMSKADGALFQVNHPTTFPGPLFENFCRGCEFTLGDEIDWSLVDTMEVVSGPIITTAGDLGLPLPGQIQNPFTRPALNLWDDLLLRGYRISAVSGSDFKGVEQDPSERLRSGYGSSATVVYASELSRAAITEALRQGRSYIQTRGMHDSPELEFSAVDAHGQEVMFGGTLNSSSATLRTRVINGQGQTLRYLVDGRLSSTVRITSNDFTHELEVSQAPTQGPLGTYWRVETRDFQSLTTIGSPIFLKTVD
- a CDS encoding ABC transporter ATP-binding protein, which codes for MRSFPTITAMPPIISIQDLTKSYQSGFKALKGVSLDIQRGEIFALLGPNGAGKTTLISIVCGIVTPTAGRVLADGFDIVSQWREARSRIGLVPQELTTDAFETVWDTVSFSRGLFGCAPNPAHIEKVLKQLSLWDKRKNQIMTLSGGMKRRVMIAKALSHEPDILFLDEPSAGVDVELRRDMWQMVRELRESGVTIILTTHYIEEAEEMADRIGIINRGELVIADEKQALMQQLGQKQLTLSLLEPLESLPDALAPWQVQLQAGGQEMVYAFDAQADRNEISRLLRKLSELDIGFRDLNTRESSLEEIFVNLVHQREGASA
- a CDS encoding DUF3015 family protein, which produces MKQLALAALASCTLALVACSTTDAVSLPFDLASTTGDGATSTSSSSEGDGGSTQARMKQERYVATQIDWIRRDAARGEGESLAALAELLNENDSAEFSRWTQQNYALLFANLEQPTDLLQRIHSLRN
- the pnp gene encoding polyribonucleotide nucleotidyltransferase, which gives rise to MTPVRKEFQFGDQTVVLETSQIARQASGAVKVSIGDTVVLVTAVARKEANPGQGFFPLTVNYQERFYAGGRIPGGFFKREGRPTEKETLTSRLIDRPIRPLFPKGFLNEVQVIATVMSIDPQIDPDIPAMIGASAALALSGAPFAGPIGAARVGYRDGQYLLNPTAADLKTSALDLVVAGTADAILMVESEAQELSEEVMLGAVLFGHEQMQSTIATINELTAEAGKPKWEWSAPEENLSLREQVKAAAEAGLTEAYTVADKLERQNRVGDVRDQVVAQLCAAEDGADEGDVKGEFARLEKSIVRNRILDGMPRIDGRDTRTVRGLDIQVGVLPRTHGSALFTRGETQALVTTTLGTGRDSQIIDAIEGEYKESFMLHYNFPPYSVGEAGFMGGPKRREIGHGRLAKRGVAAVMPDLENEFPYVVRVVSEITESNGSSSMASVCGSSLALMDAGVPIKAPVAGVAMGLIKDDSRFAVLTDILGDEDHLGDMDFKVAGTNDGVTALQMDIKITGITKEIMEQALGQANEARLHILKQMNEVIAEPRQQMSEWAPRITTIKINPDRIRDVIGKGGATIRSITEETGTTIDIDDDGTIKIAAVDKAQADAAIKRIDELTKDVEVGAIYDGKVVRIMDFGAFVTILPGKDGLVHISQISHERVDNVASVLSEGQEVRVKVLEVDRQGRIRLSIKALVEAPEAAADPAPADDE